The nucleotide sequence GCAGCCATCGACGGCGAGGCACGGAACAGAATGGACTCCGTCGAGCAGTGCAGAACGCGCTTTATGCCACGTTTGCGCGCCGTCCCAATGACGATCTCGGTTCCACCGTAATTGACGGTGTGAAAATCAGCTTTCCGCGGCAGCCACATCCCCGGCAAGCCAGCCAGGTGATAGACCTCGTGGACCCCGTCCATCGCTCGGTCCACGAGGTCGCGATCAAGTACCGATCCCCCGACATACTGAACCTGCGGCAAGGCGCGGGGCGGTGGCTGAAGATCGAGGACCCTGACCTGCCGGCCTCGCGCTATCAGCGCGGAGACCAGGTGCTTTCCGATGAACCCACTGCCGCCGGTGACCAGTATACGCGTCATGCTGCCGAGATCACGATGCAGCACCTTGCGGATGCCCCTGAATGATGATGGCGAGATCGCGCCGAAAGCCCAGCGTGATAAACAGCTTGGCCATGACAAACATTGGTCCGAGCAACAGATGGGTCGGGTTGTCGACCAGCGCCGGCTGCCGTCGCTCGAACACGCGGTGTCCAACGATCTGCGATGCGACCCCAACGACAATCAGGATGGCCGTAAGTGACCACATGCCAGCAGTCGTCGCATGACCAACGATCACGGCAGCGACCGAGAGCAACACGATTGCGGCCCCAAGGATCGCGGCTCCAAGCGCGAAGTCGAGCACGAACCAGTAGACGAGCACCGGTACGACAGCGACGGTCGCCGCGCTGGTTTGGAACCCGAATACGGTGATGGACCACAGGCTGAGCGGAAGAATAGCGGCCAGGAACAAGAACGCGATGCCGAAGACATGCATCGCGCAATTCCAGGGGTCACGATGGTATTCAACGTAATCCGCAA is from Bradyrhizobium sp. AZCC 2176 and encodes:
- a CDS encoding Mpo1 family 2-hydroxy fatty acid dioxygenase, giving the protein MGSYFRRQLADYVEYHRDPWNCAMHVFGIAFLFLAAILPLSLWSITVFGFQTSAATVAVVPVLVYWFVLDFALGAAILGAAIVLLSVAAVIVGHATTAGMWSLTAILIVVGVASQIVGHRVFERRQPALVDNPTHLLLGPMFVMAKLFITLGFRRDLAIIIQGHPQGAAS